In the genome of Astatotilapia calliptera chromosome 18, fAstCal1.2, whole genome shotgun sequence, the window GAGATTCAGCTTGAATGTAGCGTTTGAAGATCTTTTTTGCCCTGGATGACATCCTGAAGGAATTTCTTATCTTCTTAAACTCCTCACAAACCACCCAAAACTCAATGTTTTCATCACTGAACTCCGACTTCAGGAATGCCTGGAATATCTTCATTCCATCTAAAGATGGTAAAAAAAAGATCTGCAGTTAGCCATTGTTTTTCGACATTTAGTGACTAAGATGAGTCTGAGACAGTGTATTGATTAACTTACATTTGGATGAAAGAAGCCTCTCAAGTGATTGTGACCACTGAGACATATCTTCAAAACAAAGCCTGTAAACGAGGAGAATAAAGTTAGCACAGTTATCCATACATGAAGCATAAAATATGAGCAGGGTTTGCTTTTAGCTTGTAGTTGAGTTTTTTCTCACTTACCcctcagtttttgttgtttgggaTGATTTACGCTGCAGCCGATACTTCAGGTTTCCCCCTCTGGTTAATCAAACAGAAATGAACAAAAGTTATTTTACTTatattcaaacaaaaacaagaccaGATGTAATGATATTGATTGGCCAGAATAAATTTTACCTGTATTTCTCTGTCTTCTTGTTGTCAGTGTCCATGTTGATTTGCTGAAGCTCCTTTGTTGGAGATGTGACTAAACCTGGCATGGCAACAATTCTTTGCACATGTATGACTAAATGTTGGGCTCTTAGAGAGTTATGAGATCTCTAACTGCGTCTGTTTGACGAGCCCGCGCAGCGTTGCCTTTATATATCTGCAGAGACGAACGTCACATTCTGCAGCAACCACACGACAAAGAGGAAGTTGGGGAATGACGCAAACgagcaaacagacagacagcaaaTAGCTACAGGTTTCTGTTCATACTGTACTCAAACGTGCATCATTACTTGTTTGGTTTAAAGTCAGTGGATGCAAATAGGCCAGTGGAAATTTCTGCAGCAGATAAGCAAATGCTTTAATCTCTATTCCACTTTGCCTCGAGAGCCAGTACCACTGTTCTAACTTTTGGAAACATTAGTGAACTAGATGCTGAGGCTATTTCAGCTCTCACAGTCAAATTTAAACATAGCATGTTCTTGCTCCTTAGCCTTGTTGGTCATTTGCATTATATGGGCCAAAAAATCCACCGAGATAACGAAAGACTGCATCTTTGCATTAGCTAAAGCAGCGGTGTCCAGTTAAATGCAGAAATTCCTCTGCTCTCTTGaaatatatattgtattttttaaagaagaaacacGTTCCTGCATTTGAAAATGATAACCTCTGAGTTCACTACAGTCAGAGAGTCTGGCGCTACAATTGTGCGTACACCACCATGAGCTCTAGCCTCTAATACAGGAATGTCAAACATGGACAAAGAGTGAAACTCAGCCCATTGGCTTTGCAAGTGTAAAAATGATCTTGTAGCATGGTTATGAAAATGCatggaaagaataaaaagatatGTCTAGATCTTGACAAACTGTTTCAAtcataaaaagtaaaagaataGTTTTACAACACATGTGAAGGTTTGTACTTTTCTTATGTATGGTTAATAAGTCTCTGTagattctcagtcatccaggacaTGGAAGTTCTAAGTGGGGGCTGTCCCTTTTGACACCTTGCCTCATGTGATGAGGCAAGGTGTGAAAAAAGTTGGATGTAAGCCTCAACACTGAAGTTTACGGGAAGCCAACACACATACAGACCAGTAGCTACTCTTTGACTGCCACCACCCTCTGGAATACAAACTTGGGGTTATCAGGACCCTGCAACACCGGGCAGAAAACATTACCTCTGAGTCCgaaggaaacaaaaagaaacacacacctaAAGAAAACACTTACAACATGTCGTAATTTCAACTGGGCCTTCATCAAATCAGTAATGATCCACAGTAAAGGTCAGACAACAACTAGCAAGAAACAGAGTGACAAGCAGAACAATGTTGTCATCCCTTATGCATCAGGTtcatcagagaaactcaggtgAGTTTTCTCTAAGCACGACATCTCAGTGCACTTCGGACCCAGCCACatactcagacaaaaactggtttatCCCAAGGACAAAACTTCCAAACACAAGTTAAGGAATCCAGTCCACGCTGTGCAGTGCGTCAAGGAGTGCTCGGACCTCTACACTGGAGAAACCAAGCGGTCAGCCACTTCAACTGTACAAGACTCAGTTGAACATCTGCACCCAActgacaaaggtcactcttttaaGGACGCcaacgttcacattttggacagagaaagaCAAGTAAAAGAGGCCATCTACATCCCTGTGAACGACCATTATTGAACAGAAGGAGTGGATTATgtcaccaactgtctgccacctACAGTGCAGTCATGAGCTCGCTTCCCAGGTGTCTCAACCCCAAGTCACATCTTGCATCAGGTGACCTCAACAGGTCACATGATAGAGAAGCGCGAGATCTCACAGTGGTTACACCTGAAACCTCCAGTGGTATCACCCACGCCTTTGTTCaaaccttggctcatgtgattaatAGTGAGTACCTCTTAGGGACAGCCGCCACTAGGTATTAAATACCTGTGACCCTCTACCTTTTGTTTTACAACTGAAGAAGCCTTTTGGATGAGAGCTGAAATGTCTTCACAAAAGCTTGAAGAAGTCAAGTTGCTCTCTTTTTCAAGCTCCTTAAACTACAGGTAATAAGATATCTCACATTTAATATGAATGGCTTATTAAATGTGAACTTTCCTTGTACTGCATCACATGAAAAGAAAGTTAGGTTATTGTGCAGCTCTTTTACTGATCTGCCCACTTAATATCAAATTGGGGTACATCTAAACCAGGAACCAAAGTGACTTTGACACCACGGCTCTATTTGCTAAAtcttaaataaacataaattgaCCTGACGCAATATCATAGTTCTGCTTTGGCTATTTGTAAATTTGTCAAAGCTAACTGAAGACCTTCGTTCTTTAGTAGCATTTGCTACTTgcttctatccatccatccatccatccatccatccatccatcttcatccgctttatccgaggctggGTTGCGGGGGCAGAAGCCTAAGCAAActtgcttctaaattcagataaaactgaagttATTATACTCGCACTATACTTGCACAGAGGGGCTCGCTTGATTGATGgggtttctctctattattgtggggtctctatattacaatacaaagcaccttAAAGCAAGTTTTATTAAACTGAaccaaactgaactgaatttgccATTGTGGGAGTTACTTAGTAAAAGTTTATCCCCCCCTTTGGTGTTTGCAGCTGATTGTGCAATCAAATCAAACCAGCTATGTTATATGGTTTCATAAATCTCCCACATGACACCTAACCTTTCTATAAATGAGTATTTTAACACCCATATGGTGAAGAAATTCAAGATTCAATGTCAGATGATGCAAGAACAGCTGACATGCTGCCTCTTTTGTATCTACTTTAACTGCGGCTCAAACACTGCCTCATATATTATGCACCACTTTGTGGTAAATTTCTCTTGTGTCTTTTGGCAGACTTTTGTAATAcgggttttgtttctgtttacaaTCTCTTGCCGGTGGAGGCAGAGAGGAAACATGGGGGAAAGAGAGGGGGACGACAAAGGTCACATGTCGGAACCAAACCACGGACAGTGTGGGTTATGTGGTGTGATGCTTAGACCACTAAGCCCCCTCAGTGTTTCCATTTTAGACACAATTGAAGCTCAGGCACAGAAAGTATAACACAATCTCTGTTTTAGAAACGTAAAGCTCGGGAAACATTTTGATCTAAAACCTGACATCGGTCAACATCATGGAGGAAAAACTACTAACGTCCTCGATTAGCATCCTTAATCCTTCCCCAGGCCTGTGAGCTGTGACAGTTTGGCTTTCCCCTGTCTTCCAACAAAACCTCTTGAGAGACAACAAGTCGTGAAACTGTTTCACTCTTTACTTCCTGCTTCTTTGTTGACAGGAACCTTTCATCTGTTCTCTGGAGGTctaaagtgtttttaaaattccagTAACCCCTTTGTATTCATAAATTTATATACATTTCAGTTTTAGTTCCTCTCTTTTTGTGCCCCAGTTTAATCCCAGTGATGTAAGCAACAGATAACATAGATAAGCACTTCATGTGGGAGATGTAGgtcaacttcttcttcttctcccccccccccctttttaatGACTGTTAACTTTACAATGAAATACTAGTCAGTTAGGTTACACCTTTATGAGACCTTAATAACATTTTATGAACTGCTTTAACagttgtttcctctttttctttctttttctttggacaaTTCATGTATGTTTTAATTTCTGGAGCCACTTGGTGTGTCAAATATTAAATAGTAGTACTTTCTATTATTagcttattattatcattaaacaGATGagattttattgtgaaatgtacaaaaaatgTATGAATGAAGATTGTCCACTTATGCTCCAGTTATGCCTCATCATATTGCATCATAGTTCTTGTAGTGTATAACTAAATCCTCAACAAGAAGAAGGCCAAACAGCTGCTAACCCTGCATCTCTGAGAAGAGTTGAGGTTTCCTTACAGCTGTCATTCACTAATTGACTCTAAAATCCTTTTTACTTGGAAACCAGTTATTAAGGGTTCTAGCTGCTCTAAAAAATGGGTCAGCGTTGCTCTCTGTCTTCCTTTTGTATCTTGTAAAATGACTCAGCAGATATAAGCGTGCTTCACAGATGAACACTGTTGGTTAGTTTCTTGGTACACCCCTTTGCTGTTTCACTTGTTTAAAAGCCACATTTAAGGGCAAAGACAAAGTGACAGTCATCAGGACCCATGGTGTTTGAACCAAGAGTGCCACTTTCAGCATCCTAGCATGACTGCAATGCTAATGCTATTCAGTATGCTACAAATATGGCTCTTGTCTGTTCCCACAGCAGTCTGTCTAGCAGTATTGAAAAACATGCCGTGCCATTGGGGCACTTTAAGTTCATTTATTTGCTCATATGACTAATGATAGcgccaaagaaaagaaaaggttagCATTACAAGCTAATTTTAATCTGTTGTCGTTCGTGTGTTCTTAAGACAGAAAGCTAACGTGGGAAGAAAGATAGAGTTGAATTTATTGTCTGGAAATCATCAACAAGCAtcaacaaatgaataaaataaaaaatcacccAGCAGTTGCTGAAGTATTTTAGTTTAGTACTGATGTAGCAGCCTGGCTTATAGCAAAAAGCCTCTCTCAGCTGCTTTACTGTACCTGGTAGTCTGCTATTGGAGATTTTTAACGAtaacttttcatttgttttcatcatCTGCTTTTGATTTCAGCGTCATACTACTCTTTCACCTCACTCACTTGTAATGTTTTCCTGTAAAGTTTCAGTAAATCTACGCTCTCAGCTAAAAGAATGAATCCTAATGTCTTTATGGCAGCCATAATGACATTAGGCTGACATTAGATGTTCGCACGATTTCACAAGATTCCCTCTGTTGTGAAATCAACTGAAAGCCGCTGGCTGCTGAAGAGTTAACAAATGTTAAGAACATGTTAAGAATGCATGGAGGGGAAAAGAGCAACTAACAACAGTCttgtctgtgaaaaaaaaaaggagctgtACATAACCTCATTCATGTGTAGCGGTAAATGTAATCAGTTTCTCCTGAGGTATACAGTGCTTTGTCTGTACTTTTCTTGTGAGTGACAGGAAACACTTTCTGTCAAAATGCAGATGTGCCTGTGGTGACATTACTGTTATTGTTATCTCATTTTCTTTACCGGTCGCAACACCCATCCGTGAATTTCCTCCAAATGTTGTGACTGTGAGAACCCAAACCTTCTTCAGAACCTTTCGTTTTTGTCTTTATCACTTCCTGCGCTCAGTATCCTGCAGTTTTTGCTCGGCTACACATTTCTTCATGAATGCGTGTGTAGAGCAAACACCCTGTTTTTCAAACGCAGTGAACTTAGTCTTCCTCCCACAAAGAGGTGAAAGCCACCAGCGTTGTCTCAAAGAAGAGGAAGTTGCGGCAATATGTCTGCACAAAACAGAACGCTGTCTTTCAAACATCTGAAACAGCTCTTAAAATAAATCCCCCCGCCAGACCTCACACTCAGTACTACcaacagaaactgaaaaaaaaatgtccatccacCACTGAGTAGTCACACGGAGAAACCATGCTGCGCCCACATCCACTttccaaacaaaaaaagggacaTCAGTGAAAAAGTGGTATTTTGTACTTGACATTCATTATGTTGATTCATATTACCTTCATatgaacattttctcttttttatcttgtttttgtgGACCTGAACATTATGTCTAAATACAAAGTAATAGAGAGCCTGTTTTTTAGTGTGCTCTCTTCCATTTGCATTATTTTTGCATAGACTATTATATGAGCTAGTAAAGTTCACCCTGTCCCTGCCAGAAATAAACAAACGCAGAGGAGAACTGTGTCATACTTTCTAAAAACTGTACTACCTCACAACATTTTGAAGGgatataaaatactttttaggGATAACATGAAACTAACTTAGTTGTGACTGAAAGTGCACACCCACAAGCCCGCGTCTGATGAGGCAAATGTAGATTCAGACTCCTGATTCATGCAGTTCCTCTTCACGTAAACGCTCTGACTTCTTAAAACTGCCgagcagatgacacacaaacttTAGTGGAAGTCTCAAGTATTTCATTGTCCCCAGGCTGTGCTTCTTGTTTAATGAAGGATGTAAAGAACTCTGTTGCcatctgctgtttgtgtgacaaatGACCACATTACAGTAACCCAGGTGATTTGCATTGCATACAAAAAGACCACACCCGGAtgtcaggttttgttttttgatattTCAAGAAGTGCATGCAAAGCAGACAAGAAAACGTTCCATAGAACACAAAACTGAGGCAGAAATGTAACAATATTTATTCGCATAAGAAAGTGGAAGTTCTCAGAGCGTAAGACAGTTTATATTTGCACGAAGTGTTATATAAAGCGTTGATAATACTTTACAATAAAGGAATTATCTTCATTATTAACTGTATGTGGGAggggagaaaacaaaagaaaagacttataggcacttttttttttacttaattaaGGGATAAAGTATAATACAAGCTGTAAATTCAACTTAAGCTACTAAATCACACAGACTAAGAAAACCCCCCACCTCCACTAGACTAAGGATCTGGATTGTATAGGATAAACCTGTTATCCACGCTGAAATCAAAGAGTGCTACAGCAGATCAGAATTGAGCTGAAGACATCATGAGCCTCGGCCTGAGAGGCCGTCATTTTTAATACAGTCACCTTGAATCGTTTCTCCTCAGGAGTCCCTGATAGATGTCAGATTTTAGGAACCGCGGGTAGCAATCCCTGGCCAACAGACTGTAAATGTGCTTCTGAGCTGTATCAAACGAAGTCAGGGTCGGCTTGGAGATGTTATTTGTAATGCTTTCTCTTGTACTGCAGTCTATGTTGATCTGGAATCAAGCAATGTCATACAAAAACTACATTACAGCTGTTCCTTCCATCATCACCTGCTGTCTGTCTGCACAGAAATCTGCTTACATTTCTGCAATTTTACCACCATGAAATGCACAGTTTTATTGCAGATGCTATGCGACTATAGATCTACTAACTGCTAAAAAATTAATATGAAAATTTAATTCCAGCAAAATCCTGTTTTATATGCTCAGATTATTTACCTGTCTTGGTGCTTCTGTTTGGACAAACTCAGAGTAGATCCGGTTGGCGGAGGAGATCATCTCTGGGACTGTCTTAATCTTTTTGTACTCCTCGCAGTCGAGCCAAAACAGTATATTCTCCTCGCTGTACTCTGACTTCAGGAACTCCCGGAAAGCTATCTGCCCGGCTAAAAGTCACAGACCAGAGTAAGCGAGTGGGAACCATGCACATGCAAGCAAATATATATCATACAGAATCAGAAGAGACTCTCACCTTTACAGCTGAGGACTTTGTCCACAGACTCACTCCAAGTCTCAACATCCCCAAGTGGATCCGTGGGAAAGCAACAGAATCTACCCTTGAAAAGAGCATTAAGATCTATCACTAGCCCAAATGTCTGTGACCCCCCACATTACAACACCCCGCCTGCAAACCGTACCTGCAAAGGGTCTTTTTAAGACATCTCAAAGATTTGTTAAATGCATCAAGCACCTGAGAGCAACCTCCTATCAATACAAGACCCCTTCAGAAATAGACACAGTCCAAAGTTAGACTTGCAGTGAATGGAAAGCCTTTTGGCATTTTCCACATGGCTGCTGTAAGTTGTTTCCTGCTGAAAATGGTAAAGGCCGAATAATCAAATATGCAGTAACTCACTTTATCGCCATCTCCTCGTCCTCTACAAAGGGAGACAGAGATAAGATCCTGCCAGACTGAAGATGGGGTTGTGATTGTTTGGAAATGAGAGAGTCGAGTGAGTGAACAAATCTAAATGACCCACGCCCAGCACGAGTGGAATATATGGAAATCTGTATGCAAAGTGTTATTGTTGGGAGAGACAGGGCATCCGTCCATGTCTGCGGTACCTTGAGGAAGAGAGAGCTTGACTGTGATTTCAATTCTACTAACTGTTGACCAACATTAACCTAGACATGGGAGATACTTGCATCACACCAaggctgaataaataaataattccagCACATGAATTTCTTACAGTCATTTATTTGCTGCTTAgtaagaactgcaatcaagttgtttttcttttcttttcttttctttacaaaaaaaaaacaaaaaaacaaaaatgagccTAATTAAGAATATAGGATACAGGGCCTGCTGTGGCAAAGCACAACATGCGAGATTTAGAATATGATTTAACTAAACTAATGATCGGTGATCAGGAAGCTCTGGAAGATCCTGGCCATATGCAAATATCCATAAACAAATCTGCTGTTAAGGAGAAGCCTCGTCATCCTTCCATTTGCATATTAGCAGTGTTATGTGACAATAGCACAAGTCAGCTCTGATTTATTGGTATGCCTTCAAGTGTTGTGatagaaatgttttatgttcttaGATTAGTCTACCGCAAGAGCCAATCTGTGCTGACAGAAAATTAAAGTCTCAATCTAAATGCTAATGCTAGCCTGGAATGCCAACAGTGGGAACGCTAACATGCTGGTGTTGGGCAGATGCTGTGTAACCATTACTATATtgtgttgtgcaaaagtcttgagctacccctcatttcttcatattatGCTTCCAAGAAGCCAGAGTCCCGCGTGATTTTCCCAATGCAGTCCGAGAAATACATCTCCAGGCTTTATGATGGGccttttaaatttttctttggATATTTCAATTCACTCCTTTTACCTGATAATTTTCAGaggatttttttcattgtttgtttgttttttgtttttttttttacagtacatAACACTGACTTATGAATCATTCAACCATGAAAGAGGTACTTAACATATTACATAACATAACTTATCATATTTAGCAAAGAGCCAAAATACacagtttgttttcattacTTTCTGtgaaaaaatgccaaagataacacagtttacagcaataaaatagcatttttgcaataaaaaaatgattcccaaagagctattaacCAAAAAGTGGCCTATCtgagcatggtgtgcagtgtttacttaaaaatctgaggaaaatggacaagtagaggacaaaagaagaggtGGCAGATGAAAAGTATCTGAGAGctgtgtccttaagaaataggaaaacaaTCCAATAAAGACCTGACAAAGGACCCAAGAGAGTCATCTGGCCTTTCAGTTGATTCATTTGCTGTTCACTCAAACCTCATCAGAAAGGTCTAAGTgtaagggtggctgtcaagaagccatttttaaCGATCACACAAGACCTGCACTGAAAATTTAGTGGTAAAtccaaaactgaaaattttggttaaactgtcatcATTGGtgacagaggaggtcaggagagagataCAAtggtggtaaatggcctgtatttgtatagcgctttactagtccctaaagaccccaaagcgctttacacatccagtcatccacccactcacacacacattcacacacaggtgacagcaagctacattgtagccacagccaccctggggcgcactgacagaggcgaggctgctggacactggcgccgccgggccctctgaccaccaccagtaggcaacgggtaaagtgtcttgcccaaggacacaacgaccgagactgtccgagctggggctcgaactggcaaccttctgattacaaggcaaactcccaactcttggggatgtctacagccatctgtaaaatgtGGCAGAGGTTGTCTCATGGTTTAGGGCTGCATTTTAGCCAGGAGTGCTGGAGAGCTTGTCAAAATTGAAATTATTAACACAAAAATAGCATCTGGAAAGCAACTGATTGAAAAGCTTCATttgtcagcatgacaatgacatgacaaacacagtatatgcagaaaaagcataacAGGATAGAAAAACAGTGGAACACTaacagtcatggattggcctccccagagcccgaaCCTCAATATTATTGAAGCAATGTGGGATCACATTAACAGGGAAGAATACAAAAGACAgtgttaaggttcaaatattgaggaaggagagtacaaacaaccattggtccagaagatcttggtcaaacaattgattttaatgaatacacgcgtgggaagaccactctgtacgcagacaggaattaatcttcgacttaatcaaagcatacacagatttttatagcatcagggtttgaattaatgacgccccttcatacgtcaccgacagaatatatacatacgtcaaatcaaaaccacaatgacttttaacacggTTTAAAAGAACGTTGTCTTCTATCTCATCTGGAACACGAGCCCCACATcctgccaacatccaaagaagaggctgtgttgaagaataaagacgGCTATACAAAATATTGACTTACACACTGCAAACAGTGTCGTATTTTAGACACATTTTTGGGGGGATGTAGCTAATTTGGTCAACCGTGTGTGCAAGTTTGCATTGACGTTTCTAGCTCTAAAACTTGGAGAAGTCTTAAAAAACAACCAATTAACAAATCGGGGGCAAACAATTCTATTTAGTTTTTCACCCTCACACATTAACAGTGTGATAAACTACCCCAAGAGGTTTGTTTTCACATTGGGTCCATTACATACTTTTCGTCTTTCACAAATAGAATGTTTAAGCTTTTCATTTAATATCTACTTTGTTGTTTGAGGGAgaatgtttttcatattttacattTCCATGATGCATCTCACTTAATGTAAATAATAGCATTTGGCAGCTGTATGAatgtattttgctgtgtgttcaaACCCATCAACCCCAGGGCGGTCATTCTCACTTTCTAATGCATCAAAGAACAGCATGACGGACCAGGAGCTATATATGGAGGAGTCCTCTTCTCATTTGACTTTGTTGCTTGCATACAAGTCATACATATAGATGTCATCATAAGTATTTCTAGAATGCTTTAGCCTGCTGACCTTGTTGACCACTGGCTCAAATGTGATGGGCCGAAACAAACCAAGAA includes:
- the rgs1 gene encoding regulator of G-protein signaling 21 isoform X2 — encoded protein: MAIKFCCFPTDPLGDVETWSESVDKVLSCKAGQIAFREFLKSEYSEENILFWLDCEEYKKIKTVPEMISSANRIYSEFVQTEAPRQINIDCSTRESITNNISKPTLTSFDTAQKHIYSLLARDCYPRFLKSDIYQGLLRRNDSR
- the LOC113010657 gene encoding regulator of G-protein signaling 13-like, which encodes MPGLVTSPTKELQQINMDTDNKKTEKYRGGNLKYRLQRKSSQTTKTEGLCFEDMSQWSQSLERLLSSKYGMKIFQAFLKSEFSDENIEFWVVCEEFKKIRNSFRMSSRAKKIFKRYIQAESPREINIDQKTRERIQQNIEAPSTVCFDDAQKIVYGLMERDSYPRFLKSDIYRTLTDSTSQSVNM
- the rgs1 gene encoding regulator of G-protein signaling 21 isoform X1, with product MAIKGLVLIGGCSQVLDAFNKSLRCLKKTLCRFCCFPTDPLGDVETWSESVDKVLSCKAGQIAFREFLKSEYSEENILFWLDCEEYKKIKTVPEMISSANRIYSEFVQTEAPRQINIDCSTRESITNNISKPTLTSFDTAQKHIYSLLARDCYPRFLKSDIYQGLLRRNDSR